The following proteins are encoded in a genomic region of Carnobacterium maltaromaticum DSM 20342:
- a CDS encoding DNA-binding protein, with protein sequence MLKIHDIIENKSLTTEDKIVAIETFLKNDLINLTEATKLLNVSRPTINRYIDNGNLSLLIDKGQFKVLSKNEVSDFKISLDATKDFFKKKEPK encoded by the coding sequence TTGTTAAAAATACATGACATTATTGAAAACAAATCACTTACAACTGAAGATAAAATTGTTGCTATTGAAACATTCTTAAAAAACGATCTGATTAACCTTACAGAAGCAACTAAACTGTTAAATGTTAGTCGACCTACTATAAACAGATACATTGACAACGGAAATTTGTCTTTATTAATAGATAAAGGACAATTTAAAGTCCTCAGTAAAAATGAAGTGTCTGATTTTAAAATATCTTTAGACGCAACTAAAGACTTTTTCAAGAAAAAAGAGCCAAAATAA
- a CDS encoding SNF2-related protein: MNSDKISQLREIYTKVSQDITKDESSWKEFLGSTSSSYRYSFAEQLLIYQQNPEGTYFASIDEWASINRSVVNSENGVAIVKSAGNKLSISYVYDVNQTKGEFYQFPNYYLTNQEIKNLCVNSQTSNIKEHFDKLFSKEFEKLGSGNFAVSSAKYQVLRKFGIQGDIDLSAVKDFRSIAALNQIGIKSNQITRKIVSQVMEEKTIINKIERNEENSNDNSIQQPTNTNIESGSRQSATRYVRNIDDEAYGNQSRTAVQPVFNARGADEPLTPEGNSDVRDGHKIDQSLVNEDALLDNEPNGKSEALKPTEGDSKRNGIKGVSNKINEIKGSTSKEVGPLSDSVEKNIEQISFFDEKKVLSVEKDSTDRGSNFVSDPAVELYSGGKKTKFNNNIAAIKMMKQLRDENKAATNDEQIILAKYVGWGGVSEAFDASNKAWTQEYEMLKDLLTPDEYQQAFESVLTSYYTDPKIVEAIYKQLKTQGIKKGKILDPAMGTGNFFSVISNHLPEMKLTGVEIDEITGNIAKLLYPTADIQIKGFEETAFKDNSFDVVVGNIPFSDYSISDPRYDKHNYKIHDYFIDKSMDLVKEGGIVALITSKYTLDKKESSAREILEEKADFLGAVRLPIQSFKAIAGTEVTTDILFFQKKGTGIVNESIKWIDRKETQLIDNDTFLINEYFINNPKQILGEFMVKNYHGNKLMVTWDSKNDLTLIQELESRLQAIQFSTDPIRVVKEVKEVNQEIKPQQVLEVKVLDQDYVRESVKNYSYFKMDKDIFYKDTGENYSKIEIGGKNLERISGMIDIKVALNEVIKIQQNDLYEESELIQAQKILTERYDSFVSVNGFINDKMNVRAFYEDSQLSLLQSIEDRITDTTDYRKSDIFTKATIRPKRKIMSVDSARSALHLSLNEKVCIDFEYMESVYNRSKDEIIEELGEEIFFNPEEETWEIRDEYLSGDIFEKIEYIHSLDDSNAYLRNLSALEAVTPEKLLPSDINARIGSTWIPVDYYKEFMYETFKTRGFNTVGKNKIDISYLDYTATYNVDNKSIEKGNVTVEEVFGTKRITAYQLFEDALNLKITTIKDPVEYIDDKGVERVKYVINPEETILARNQQQSIMDTFDNWIWKDVERSNDLMDIYNNKFNRVVPRKYDGSHLVFDELNQSFELRDHQKNVAARIIYDNRALMAHEVGAGKTLAMIASGMYMKKAGIINKPLYVVPSALTDQFAKEFMTFYPGANILVTTKKDFEKKNRERFISKIATNTYDAVIIGNTQFEKIPLSPERMKKQLTDEIVSVTEAINKLNAEDEGGSWSVKQLAATQKRLKKRMVDLLKMEKKDDVLTLENLGTDFLFVDEAHDYKNLYTLTKISNVAGISNTSSQRASDMLSKVRYYQEEHNYRNVVFSTGTPISNSMSELFVMQNYLQPLELKEMGVELFDKWASTFGEIQSTLEITPDGNGYRMRNRFAKFHNVPELMKTFNLVADIQTADMLNLPVPDLETGKIQIRITEKSEWQANKMEEFIERSARIKAGVVDPRDDNMLKITSEAKLMAIDPRLLDESAVVDGNSKIHSVANDVFNIWEKSKEKKSTQIVFSDSGTPKANRFNVYDEIKRILVDRGIPANEVAYIHEAKNESQRDELLGKVKSGKIRILMGSTKKLGTGTNVQNKIIAMHHVDCPWKPSDLIQRDGRGIRQGNENKEVAVFRHVTKGTFDAYLWQIQEQKLKYISQIMSNKSISRSCDDLDDTVLTASEVKAVATDNPMLAEKMQVDNEVSKFRLLKSNWQNNIVNMRNNVDVVYPRQINEVSKKIANIDKDLVVLLDNKVSDFVMDLDGEVFDERTKASSKMNEMIKISELSASEYKTLGKYRGFDVAVNRSTNGVLMHVLGNERYSVDFNVGSQGIGNVLRLENLIGRIETLKIEADQDLINKQEQLSATKVEMEKPFVHETELNELVSRQKELDAKIELDILETEATKQKSEIQNQNKNVEEILDTNKLMYPKDENLILYCESTGEPISEWENYYHVQGVYYSENGLKIGMGTEEYRIMSDDPDYDTYFSDCRYNLPDSMMTNEIPPNIEIEEQDYKVIDWIDVKANVNQFNTRGEAMNFIVESIGSDFDLDDFHNGYYSKEIKLTITDKVKRPSAFIQKNSLSNKEIGNTRKER; the protein is encoded by the coding sequence ATGAATAGTGATAAAATCAGTCAGCTAAGGGAAATTTATACAAAAGTAAGTCAAGATATAACAAAAGATGAATCTAGTTGGAAAGAATTTTTAGGTAGTACTAGTAGTAGTTATAGGTATTCGTTTGCTGAACAATTGCTGATTTACCAACAAAATCCCGAAGGAACATACTTTGCTAGTATAGATGAATGGGCGTCTATTAATCGTTCGGTAGTGAATAGTGAAAATGGTGTAGCTATTGTTAAAAGTGCGGGTAATAAGCTAAGTATTAGTTATGTGTACGATGTGAATCAAACTAAAGGTGAATTTTATCAATTTCCAAACTACTATCTTACGAATCAGGAAATTAAAAATTTATGCGTAAATAGTCAAACTAGCAACATAAAAGAACATTTTGATAAACTATTTTCCAAAGAATTTGAAAAATTAGGTAGTGGAAATTTTGCTGTTAGTTCTGCTAAATACCAGGTATTAAGAAAATTTGGAATACAGGGAGATATTGATTTATCAGCTGTTAAAGATTTTAGATCCATTGCAGCATTAAACCAAATTGGTATTAAAAGTAACCAAATAACTAGAAAAATAGTAAGCCAAGTTATGGAAGAAAAAACTATTATCAATAAAATTGAAAGAAATGAGGAAAATTCAAATGACAACAGCATTCAACAACCAACAAATACAAATATCGAATCAGGAAGCCGACAATCAGCCACTAGGTACGTACGGAACATTGATGATGAAGCATATGGAAATCAATCAAGAACAGCTGTACAGCCAGTATTTAATGCAAGGGGAGCTGATGAGCCACTTACACCAGAAGGAAATTCAGATGTTAGAGATGGACATAAAATTGACCAATCTCTTGTTAATGAAGATGCCTTACTCGACAATGAACCCAATGGAAAGAGTGAAGCACTTAAACCAACTGAAGGAGATAGCAAAAGAAATGGTATTAAAGGAGTTTCTAATAAAATAAATGAAATCAAAGGGTCCACTTCCAAAGAAGTGGGCCCTTTGTCTGATTCAGTTGAAAAAAATATCGAACAAATTAGTTTTTTTGATGAGAAAAAGGTTCTCTCTGTAGAAAAAGATTCAACTGATAGAGGTTCTAATTTTGTTTCTGACCCAGCTGTAGAATTATATAGTGGCGGAAAAAAGACTAAATTTAACAATAATATTGCTGCAATAAAAATGATGAAACAGCTTAGAGATGAAAATAAAGCGGCCACAAATGATGAACAAATTATTTTAGCTAAATATGTTGGTTGGGGTGGGGTTTCAGAAGCATTTGATGCCTCAAATAAAGCTTGGACACAAGAATATGAAATGTTAAAAGATTTGTTAACTCCAGACGAATATCAACAAGCATTTGAGTCTGTTTTAACCTCGTATTATACTGACCCAAAAATTGTTGAAGCAATTTATAAGCAATTAAAAACCCAGGGAATAAAAAAAGGAAAGATATTAGATCCTGCAATGGGAACTGGTAATTTCTTTTCAGTTATAAGCAATCATTTACCTGAAATGAAACTTACTGGTGTTGAAATTGATGAAATAACTGGAAATATTGCTAAATTACTGTATCCTACTGCAGACATTCAAATAAAGGGTTTTGAAGAAACAGCTTTTAAAGATAATAGCTTTGATGTGGTTGTTGGAAATATTCCATTTTCAGATTATTCAATATCAGATCCAAGATATGACAAGCATAACTATAAAATCCACGATTATTTTATTGATAAGTCAATGGATTTAGTGAAAGAGGGAGGGATAGTAGCGCTTATTACCTCTAAATATACACTTGATAAGAAAGAGTCTTCAGCTCGTGAGATTCTTGAAGAAAAAGCAGATTTTTTAGGTGCAGTACGTTTACCGATTCAATCATTTAAGGCAATTGCTGGAACTGAAGTAACTACAGATATTCTTTTCTTTCAGAAGAAAGGGACCGGTATTGTTAATGAATCAATTAAATGGATTGATAGAAAGGAAACCCAATTAATTGATAACGATACTTTTTTAATAAACGAGTACTTTATAAATAATCCTAAGCAGATACTAGGTGAATTTATGGTGAAAAATTATCATGGAAACAAGTTAATGGTTACTTGGGATTCAAAAAATGATTTGACGCTAATACAAGAGTTAGAGTCTCGATTGCAAGCAATTCAATTTAGCACTGATCCAATTCGTGTAGTTAAGGAAGTAAAAGAAGTCAACCAAGAAATAAAACCACAACAAGTTTTAGAGGTTAAGGTATTAGATCAAGATTATGTTAGGGAGTCTGTAAAAAATTATAGCTATTTCAAAATGGACAAAGATATTTTTTATAAAGATACAGGAGAAAACTATTCAAAAATTGAAATTGGTGGCAAAAATTTAGAACGTATATCAGGAATGATTGATATTAAAGTAGCCTTGAATGAAGTAATTAAAATACAGCAAAATGATTTATATGAAGAATCAGAATTAATTCAGGCTCAAAAAATTTTAACAGAAAGATACGACTCCTTTGTTTCTGTAAATGGTTTTATTAACGACAAGATGAATGTCCGAGCATTTTATGAAGATAGCCAGTTGTCTTTATTGCAATCTATTGAGGATAGGATTACAGATACTACAGACTACAGAAAATCGGATATATTTACTAAAGCAACTATAAGACCCAAAAGGAAAATAATGAGCGTAGATAGTGCTAGAAGTGCGCTACACCTATCCTTAAATGAAAAGGTTTGTATTGACTTTGAGTATATGGAAAGTGTTTATAATCGTAGCAAAGATGAAATAATAGAAGAGTTGGGTGAAGAAATATTTTTCAATCCTGAAGAAGAAACGTGGGAAATTCGTGATGAATATTTATCGGGAGATATTTTTGAGAAAATAGAGTATATTCATTCGTTAGACGACTCTAATGCGTATCTGAGAAATCTATCCGCACTTGAAGCTGTTACGCCTGAGAAGCTATTACCGTCCGATATTAATGCACGAATTGGATCAACATGGATACCAGTTGATTATTACAAGGAATTTATGTACGAGACATTTAAAACTAGAGGATTCAATACGGTTGGTAAAAATAAAATTGATATTTCATATCTAGATTATACTGCGACTTACAATGTAGATAATAAGTCGATTGAGAAAGGAAATGTTACTGTAGAAGAAGTATTTGGTACAAAACGTATTACAGCTTATCAATTGTTTGAAGATGCTTTAAACTTGAAAATAACAACGATTAAAGACCCTGTTGAATACATTGATGACAAAGGGGTAGAACGAGTAAAATATGTCATTAATCCTGAAGAAACAATCCTTGCTAGAAACCAGCAACAGTCAATTATGGATACCTTTGATAACTGGATTTGGAAAGATGTAGAACGTTCAAATGATTTAATGGATATCTATAACAACAAGTTCAATCGGGTTGTTCCAAGAAAGTATGATGGATCGCATTTAGTATTTGATGAACTAAATCAATCGTTTGAGTTAAGAGACCACCAAAAAAATGTTGCTGCTCGTATTATCTATGATAACCGTGCTCTAATGGCTCATGAAGTCGGGGCTGGGAAAACATTAGCTATGATAGCCAGTGGAATGTATATGAAAAAAGCTGGTATTATCAACAAACCACTATATGTTGTGCCTTCAGCTTTAACAGATCAATTTGCAAAAGAGTTTATGACGTTTTATCCTGGTGCAAATATTTTAGTTACAACAAAGAAAGATTTTGAAAAGAAGAATCGAGAACGTTTTATTTCAAAAATCGCAACAAACACATACGATGCAGTGATAATTGGAAATACTCAATTTGAAAAAATACCATTATCACCTGAACGTATGAAGAAGCAATTAACAGATGAAATAGTTAGTGTTACAGAAGCGATAAATAAACTTAACGCAGAAGATGAAGGGGGTTCTTGGTCTGTTAAACAATTAGCAGCGACACAAAAAAGATTGAAAAAAAGAATGGTTGATTTACTCAAAATGGAGAAGAAAGATGATGTTCTCACTTTAGAAAATTTAGGAACAGATTTCTTATTTGTTGATGAAGCACATGATTATAAGAATCTTTACACTTTAACAAAAATTAGTAATGTGGCTGGTATTAGTAATACAAGTAGTCAACGAGCAAGTGATATGTTGTCAAAAGTTAGATATTACCAGGAAGAACACAATTACAGAAATGTAGTATTTAGCACAGGAACACCCATTTCAAACAGCATGAGTGAACTTTTTGTAATGCAAAATTATCTACAACCGCTTGAATTAAAAGAGATGGGAGTAGAACTTTTTGATAAATGGGCTAGTACGTTTGGAGAAATTCAATCAACGTTGGAAATTACACCTGACGGTAACGGTTATCGTATGAGAAATAGGTTTGCAAAATTTCACAACGTGCCAGAACTGATGAAAACATTTAATTTAGTAGCAGACATACAAACTGCTGATATGCTGAATTTACCTGTACCAGACCTAGAAACAGGAAAAATTCAAATAAGAATTACGGAAAAATCAGAATGGCAAGCAAATAAGATGGAGGAGTTTATAGAGCGGTCTGCTAGAATCAAAGCTGGTGTTGTAGATCCTAGAGATGATAATATGTTAAAGATTACGAGTGAAGCTAAACTAATGGCTATAGACCCACGTTTATTGGATGAATCTGCTGTAGTCGATGGAAATTCAAAAATTCATTCTGTTGCCAATGATGTGTTTAATATTTGGGAAAAGAGCAAGGAAAAGAAATCTACTCAAATTGTCTTTTCTGATTCAGGAACACCAAAAGCAAATAGATTCAATGTTTATGATGAAATAAAAAGAATATTAGTTGATAGAGGAATTCCAGCAAATGAAGTTGCTTATATCCACGAAGCTAAAAACGAAAGTCAAAGAGATGAGCTATTAGGTAAGGTTAAATCTGGTAAAATTCGCATTTTAATGGGGAGCACAAAGAAATTAGGAACAGGGACTAATGTACAAAATAAAATAATAGCTATGCACCACGTAGATTGCCCCTGGAAGCCTTCGGATTTAATACAACGTGACGGTAGAGGGATTAGACAAGGGAATGAAAACAAAGAGGTAGCAGTATTTAGACACGTAACGAAAGGGACGTTCGATGCTTATTTATGGCAAATTCAAGAACAAAAACTAAAATATATTAGTCAAATTATGTCTAATAAAAGTATTTCACGCTCGTGCGATGATTTAGATGATACAGTGTTAACTGCTTCTGAAGTTAAAGCTGTGGCTACTGATAATCCAATGTTAGCTGAAAAAATGCAAGTTGATAACGAGGTAAGTAAATTTAGACTTTTAAAATCAAATTGGCAAAATAATATTGTGAATATGCGTAACAATGTTGATGTGGTTTATCCTAGACAAATCAATGAAGTATCGAAAAAAATTGCTAATATTGATAAAGACTTAGTTGTTTTATTAGATAATAAGGTTTCAGATTTTGTAATGGATCTTGATGGTGAGGTATTTGATGAACGGACTAAAGCGAGTTCTAAAATGAATGAAATGATTAAAATTAGTGAGTTATCCGCTTCGGAATACAAAACACTAGGAAAATATAGAGGTTTTGATGTTGCGGTTAATAGAAGCACTAACGGTGTGTTAATGCATGTACTTGGGAATGAACGTTATTCAGTAGATTTCAATGTTGGTAGTCAAGGAATTGGGAATGTCTTACGTTTAGAAAATTTAATTGGTCGGATTGAAACCTTGAAAATTGAAGCAGACCAAGACTTAATTAATAAACAAGAACAATTGAGTGCCACTAAGGTAGAAATGGAAAAGCCATTCGTACATGAAACAGAACTGAATGAATTAGTAAGTAGACAAAAGGAACTTGATGCTAAAATAGAACTTGATATTTTAGAAACTGAAGCAACAAAACAAAAATCTGAAATTCAAAATCAGAACAAAAATGTGGAAGAGATTCTTGATACTAATAAATTAATGTATCCAAAAGACGAAAATCTCATTTTGTATTGTGAAAGCACAGGAGAACCCATTTCAGAATGGGAAAATTATTATCATGTACAAGGGGTATACTATAGTGAGAACGGACTGAAAATAGGTATGGGAACGGAAGAATATAGAATTATGTCCGATGATCCTGATTATGACACGTACTTTTCAGACTGCAGGTATAATCTACCTGACTCAATGATGACTAACGAAATACCGCCTAATATAGAGATAGAAGAACAGGATTATAAAGTTATTGACTGGATTGATGTGAAAGCGAATGTAAATCAGTTTAATACACGTGGTGAAGCAATGAATTTTATTGTGGAATCTATTGGATCAGATTTTGATTTAGATGATTTTCATAATGGGTATTACTCGAAAGAAATAAAACTGACTATTACAGATAAAGTGAAGCGTCCTAGTGCATTTATTCAGAAAAATAGCTTATCAAATAAAGAAATTGGAAATACAAGGAAAGAACGATAA
- a CDS encoding DUF3991 and TOPRIM domain-containing protein, whose product MVVATKKKRNWVTDSMIKEASKVDIIDYARQHGYELNLNNKYGTGVEHDSLVINREKNTFYWYSRDFGGGSIKFAETFMDLSFQDAVRDLTGKEYQKAEYVEIPKEPFKFKHTPAWNTKKVENYLINQRKIDPEIVSSLIKTSYLKQNSYGDCVFTWNKTGRIVGADEQGTVRDEARFGNTRGTKKMIMKNSESNYGFNVTLGTPKALYFFEAPVDLLSYWSMNKELKDCRLISMNGAKEQTVVNFLNQTIAAHGVTPTDGIYLGVDNDFTGHKLMEKFRKISFQDVETKKDVKFKNLIAGDTQINKHFFDIYQDLGTKHNLDWKILAAIHKAETNMGTTNEPFEKGMGYFLGTYERNSKSKPVEIDVYDSLNKCAEAIKPFFDGENYQGFKIYKDNEGKSIDSSSKLTERVVYYFEKYSNEGYKLVDEVLKDWNDLLKDSMKNEKPTEKMENLKIESTMIPVKEVEYQHENGTYLVFVTNDKKFQAEIKNKTEVVGFFEGDSPEEIEQLIKIYGYESVEKMM is encoded by the coding sequence ATGGTAGTGGCTACTAAGAAAAAACGAAATTGGGTAACAGATTCAATGATTAAAGAAGCTTCAAAGGTCGATATTATTGATTATGCTAGGCAGCATGGTTATGAATTAAATCTTAACAATAAATATGGTACTGGAGTAGAACACGACAGCCTGGTAATTAATCGAGAAAAGAATACTTTTTATTGGTACTCTAGGGACTTTGGTGGTGGTTCAATTAAGTTTGCAGAAACTTTTATGGATCTTTCTTTTCAAGATGCAGTAAGAGATTTAACTGGGAAAGAATACCAGAAAGCAGAATACGTTGAAATTCCTAAAGAGCCTTTTAAATTTAAGCATACACCAGCCTGGAATACCAAAAAAGTAGAGAATTATCTTATTAATCAAAGAAAGATAGACCCTGAAATTGTTAGTTCATTAATAAAAACGAGTTACCTAAAACAAAATAGCTACGGTGATTGTGTTTTTACTTGGAATAAAACTGGCCGTATTGTAGGTGCAGACGAACAAGGAACAGTACGAGATGAAGCTAGATTCGGAAATACTCGAGGGACAAAGAAAATGATTATGAAAAATTCAGAGTCCAATTATGGGTTTAATGTCACTCTTGGTACACCCAAAGCATTGTATTTTTTTGAAGCACCAGTAGACCTTTTAAGTTACTGGAGTATGAATAAAGAGTTAAAAGACTGCAGGCTTATTTCTATGAATGGCGCAAAGGAACAAACCGTTGTAAATTTTTTGAATCAAACAATAGCAGCGCATGGTGTTACACCTACAGACGGTATTTATTTAGGAGTAGATAATGACTTTACTGGACACAAATTAATGGAAAAATTTAGGAAGATATCTTTTCAAGATGTAGAAACAAAAAAAGATGTTAAATTTAAAAATTTAATTGCTGGTGACACTCAAATAAATAAACATTTTTTTGACATTTATCAAGACTTGGGAACAAAACATAACTTAGATTGGAAAATATTAGCAGCAATCCATAAAGCTGAAACTAATATGGGAACGACTAACGAACCATTTGAAAAAGGAATGGGATATTTTTTAGGTACGTACGAAAGGAATAGTAAATCCAAACCAGTTGAAATTGATGTGTATGATTCTCTTAACAAGTGTGCAGAAGCCATTAAACCTTTTTTCGATGGTGAGAATTATCAAGGGTTTAAAATCTATAAAGATAATGAAGGTAAATCTATTGATTCTAGCTCTAAGCTTACGGAGAGAGTTGTGTATTATTTTGAGAAATATTCAAACGAAGGCTACAAACTTGTAGATGAAGTTCTTAAGGACTGGAACGATTTACTGAAGGATAGTATGAAGAATGAAAAACCAACTGAAAAAATGGAAAATTTAAAAATAGAATCCACTATGATACCAGTAAAAGAAGTGGAGTATCAACATGAAAATGGAACCTATCTTGTGTTTGTTACTAATGATAAGAAATTCCAAGCTGAGATAAAAAATAAGACGGAAGTAGTTGGATTTTTTGAAGGAGATAGTCCGGAAGAAATTGAACAGCTTATTAAAATATATGGATATGAATCAGTTGAAAAAATGATGTGA
- a CDS encoding IS3 family transposase (programmed frameshift) has translation MSNYKKYDEEFKKSLVNLYHGGKTQTSLCKDYGVSFTALSRWVKQYSEVQIEDGSILTAKQIKDLQKKNALLEEENLILKKANCHLHATLKQRLDAVHLLRFDHSIVRLCRVLNVNRSTYYKHFDPTPAPRTVENQQLRQTIFSIYMDSKKRLGAAKIKVVLERDFGIFISVGRVYRLMKSMDLPKMSTAKPKFLYAKPKVSLAYSNHLNQQFNPTEPNRVWTSDISYIPVNKGFVYLCVILDLFSRKIIGWRVRPTMEASLVLETLETAVNQRNPKEPVLFHTDRGSQYCATSVRQFLDTHNLVPSYSKAAYPWDNAVNESFFKYMKKEELNRRTFRTIQEVEQSSFEYIEGFYNSKRPHSANNMMTPNEKEKIYFGSI, from the exons ATGTCCAATTACAAAAAATATGATGAAGAATTTAAGAAAAGCCTTGTTAATCTTTACCATGGAGGTAAAACACAAACTTCGTTGTGTAAAGACTATGGCGTTTCCTTTACAGCGTTATCCCGCTGGGTAAAACAATATTCTGAAGTTCAAATTGAAGATGGTTCTATCCTTACTGCTAAACAGATTAAAGACTTACAGAAGAAAAATGCTTTATTAGAAGAGGAAAACCTCATCTTAAAAAAAGCGA ATTGCCATCTTCACGCCACACTCAAACAACGATTAGATGCGGTTCATTTATTACGTTTTGATCATTCTATTGTGCGCCTTTGTAGAGTCTTAAACGTAAATAGAAGTACCTATTATAAACACTTTGACCCAACTCCTGCTCCTAGAACTGTTGAAAATCAACAGCTTCGACAAACCATTTTTTCTATCTATATGGATTCTAAAAAACGATTAGGTGCTGCGAAAATAAAAGTTGTTCTTGAGCGTGATTTTGGAATTTTCATTAGTGTTGGGCGAGTGTACCGATTAATGAAATCAATGGATTTGCCAAAAATGTCTACAGCTAAGCCGAAATTTTTATATGCGAAACCAAAGGTTTCTTTAGCTTACTCAAATCACTTAAACCAACAATTCAATCCGACTGAACCGAATCGAGTTTGGACGAGCGATATTTCTTACATTCCTGTTAATAAAGGGTTTGTTTATCTCTGTGTCATTTTAGATTTATTTTCCAGGAAAATTATAGGATGGCGCGTTCGTCCAACTATGGAAGCTTCTTTAGTCCTTGAGACACTTGAAACAGCTGTGAATCAAAGAAATCCCAAAGAGCCTGTTCTATTCCATACAGATCGTGGAAGCCAATACTGTGCGACTAGTGTTCGTCAATTTTTAGACACACATAACCTCGTTCCATCTTATTCCAAAGCAGCTTACCCATGGGATAATGCCGTAAACGAGTCTTTTTTTAAATATATGAAAAAAGAAGAACTGAACCGCAGAACATTTAGAACAATCCAAGAAGTTGAACAATCTTCATTTGAATATATAGAGGGTTTTTACAATTCAAAACGCCCCCATTCAGCAAACAATATGATGACCCCGAATGAAAAAGAAAAAATCTATTTTGGGTCTATCTAA